The window CGTAGCGGTATGATAGACCTTGTTATTAATACCCCAACAAAAGCGAATGACGTGACCCGAGACGGTTTCCGAATTCGACGTGCTGCCATTGAAGCTTCCGTACCTGTCTTAACATCACTGGATACGGCAAACGGGTTATTAGGTATACTACAAGCCAATTTACAACATGAAGCTACTCAGATTTATAATCTAGGTCTCTAAAGCTCATGAAATACATCTGATGATGATTTAAATATAATAGGAAAATATGGCATCTTGCTGGCAATGAATGATACCTTTTTATACTGTCTAAAACATATATACAGCATACTTTTAGGTCTTAAGGAAAGTTCTCAATTTAACAAATGCGATAGGAGTGTTCTCAATGTGTTAAGAAAATTTCCTAACGTAACAACTTACTTTGCAGACGTAATGCAGTCGAGTTATCATTATAATACAGTGTAAACAATAATTTATAGGGTACATGTGTTATAATGTAAGAAAATAAATAGGAGGGGTCATATGTTTAGAAAGATGAGAAGAGCCAAAAGAGAATTACCCAAGGAAGCATGTATGGAGATTCTTAAAAAAGGTGAGTATGGTGTTCTATCCACCGTAGGTGATGAAGGTTATCCTTATGGTGTTCCTATGAATTATGTCTATCATCAATCCTGTATTTATTTACATTGTGCTTATGAAGGGCATAAGATTGATAACATCTCGGATCATGCCAACGTGTCTTTTTGTGTTGTTACAGCTTATGATACCATAGAAGAAAAAATATCCACAGAGTATGAAAGTGTTATCTTGTTTGGTCAAGCTAAAACGGTTCATGAGGAAGAAGAAAAGAAAGATGCCCTTATGGCACTCATGCAACGGTTCTTTCCAGCTGTTAAGGATACAGGCATTGATGAAGCATGGCAAAAAACAAATGTGTTGAAAATAGACATTGAACATATAACAGGTAAATTTAATAACTAGGAGGAACTATGTGCCAAGATAATATAAAATCCAAGAAAACAGTATCCATTATAGCCAACGAAGAAATAGCAGCAGGTGTTTATCAGATGGTTTTTCGAGAGCAGGAGATTGCAGAACGAACAAAACCAGGTCAATTTGTTAATGTGTATTGTCAGGCTGATAGTCGCATATTACCAAGACCCATTAGTATCTGCCAAGTAGAGCCTAGGGCAGGTCTTGTT is drawn from Vallitalea pronyensis and contains these coding sequences:
- a CDS encoding pyridoxamine 5'-phosphate oxidase family protein, whose amino-acid sequence is MFRKMRRAKRELPKEACMEILKKGEYGVLSTVGDEGYPYGVPMNYVYHQSCIYLHCAYEGHKIDNISDHANVSFCVVTAYDTIEEKISTEYESVILFGQAKTVHEEEEKKDALMALMQRFFPAVKDTGIDEAWQKTNVLKIDIEHITGKFNN